A single genomic interval of Pyrus communis chromosome 7, drPyrComm1.1, whole genome shotgun sequence harbors:
- the LOC137739551 gene encoding E3 ubiquitin-protein ligase SPL2-like isoform X1 gives MSSPVPDNVFVSQVSRFVLSWDGAVLGVSLACAAVHSVLNFTSTSSSLSKLRDAPAVKVSDLRSILPLDQSDKLVVVRGTVEAKSAVDDTWTSLKSGVLISKETNHRAVVVDSTKTCIVQEWKGLIGWSSDLRAIIWRYWREHESNLVRRVPFVLVDGDQWPIRDIVVVNVEGSRHPLPLTIAYHHLQPVHASPYSFLEALFGTNYPVAFLNVEKILPVGKEISAVGLCSLRNGVPEIKSCKDLPYFLSEMSKDEMVADLASRAKMLFWVGIVLGSMSIGVLGYAVVRNWNRWKVERQQRQLQQSSRDADSNAEAQIEEEDAGDVPEGQLCVICLTRRRRSAFIPCGHRVCCHPCSISIERDVAPKCPVCRQEIRTSLRIYDS, from the exons ATGTCGTCGCCAGTGCCAGACAATGTCTTCGTCTCCCAAGTCTCCCGATTCGTCCTCTCCTGGGACGGCGCCGTTCTGGGCGTCTCCCTAGCTTGCGCCGCCGTGCACTCCGTCCTCAATTTCACCTCCACCTCCTCATCCCTAAGCAAGCTCCGTGATGCCCCCGCCGTCAAAGTCTCCGATCTCCGCTCAATCCTCCCCCTCGATCAATCCGACAAGCTCGTCGTTGTACGCGGCACCGTCGAAGCCAAGTCCGCCGTCGACGACACGTGGACGAGCCTCAAGTCCGGCGTACTCATCTCTAAAGAAACAAATCACAGAGCCGTCGTCGTTGACAGTACTAAAACG TGTATAGTTCAGGAGTGGAAGGGCTTAATCGGATGGTCGTCTGATTTGAGAGCGATAATTTGGAGGTATTGGAGAGAGCACGAATCCAATTTGGTCAGAAGG GTTCCCTTCGTTCTTGTTGATGGTGATCAATGGCCGATTCGGGATATTGTGGTTGTGAATGTGGAAGGATCAAGGCATCCTTTACCTCTTACGATAGCTTATCATCATTTGCAACCCGTACATGCTTCTCCCTATTCTTTCTTGGAAGCACTTTTTGGCACTAACTACCCT GTTGCTTTCCTCAACGTTGAGAAGATTCTTCCGGTGGGAAAGGAGATTAGTGCTGTAGGTCTCTGCAGTTTGAGAAATGGAGTCCCGGAAATCAAGTCCTGCAAGGATCTTCCCTATTTTCT CTCTGAGATGTCTAAGGATGAGATGGTTGCAGATCTTGCATCACGTGCAAAAATGCTGTTCTGGGTTGGGATTGTTCTTGGTTCAATGTCAATTGGAGTCCTTGGTTATGCTGTTGTGAG GAATTGGAATAGATGGAAAGTGGAGAGGCAACAACGGCAGTTACAGCAATCAAGCCGGGATGCTGACAGCAATGCTGAAGCTCAAATTGAAGAAGAGGATGCAGGAGATGTTCCAGAGGGGCAGTTGTGTGTCATATGTCTGACGAGGAGAAGGCGGTCAGCATTCATTCCTTGCGGGCATCGAGTTTGTTGCCACCCGTGCAGCATATCAATCGAACGGGATGTAGCACCAAAGTGTCCTGTTTGTCGGCAGGAGATCCGCACTTCGCTGCGAATATATGATTCTTAA